The sequence below is a genomic window from Theobroma cacao cultivar B97-61/B2 chromosome 6, Criollo_cocoa_genome_V2, whole genome shotgun sequence.
CGGATACGCCCAACTCCATGACCCTCTCAGATTTACTTACGTGGAGTTTAGATCAAAATGACTCTGAGGCTAACAAAGACTCGACAGATGAGTTATCCAAAGAGGGAGATGCAAAGCACATGCAGAAACTGAACGTAGTGACTAACAAGAAGGTTTCCTATCTTGAAAGCTTGGGCGGATTAAGAAGCCCAACGGCGCGCCATTGAAGACAATAATAGCGGAGAAGATTAAGGGAAAATAATAGAACAACTGAAAGCTGTTAGAGCGATAGAAAGATAGAGAGAGTGCGATAGATTAAGGAATATAAAGAGTGAGAAAGCCTGACCTTCACATATAATTTTTCACACCTAGGATGGATTACTCTGACTTGTGGGCTGCTTTATTATTCTATTCCTTCCTTTTGTAAATAGGGAAGATAACTAAAACTGTGGAATTAAAAGCATTTATATATGCTATCTTTGAAAACCAATAAAGCAATTGTAGTTTGACAGCCACTGAACAACAAATGATTTATGACTTTATCTTCAGAATCCGTGTTTCTCAAATGCTACCACACCGAATAGCTATTTATCCCCATTGCTTGTGAAATTGTCTCGTCGTTATTAAGCTTTCCCTATCCTACATTTTCATACAGTGGATCAATGACTTGGTAGTAGATATGACTTGTGATATAATCACACGAACTCAGCATCTTTCCAGAGAATGAGGCATTTATTAGTTATGACTCCCCTGCTGAAGAGAAGTAAAGGGCAGACGAAAGCAATGCTGAGCAGCCTTCTTACCAGAAAAAAAGTTAAGATTTCCTTAACAGTGGAAATGGGCGGTAGACATTTTCAATTCTTGAATGGAAATACTGATTTGTTATCAGACATGACGGGATCACTATCAAACCCCACAGATTGGAACTAGAAGTAATGCACCAATTAAGCATGAAACAAATGTCACTGGATTGGAAGTTAACAAGGTGATTTGTAGCATTACATGTCTCAAAACCAAAAGAAGATACATACAGTGAAAAGCTTATAAGAGTTCCACTAAATTAGATCTTGCCACGTGGCCCAGGCTTTGGTGGAAGTTGTGGGCCCTTCTTGATTGGTAGAAGGTCATCAGAAGCAGTGGCACTGAGGAAAAGAAGGAGGGAACCACCTCCCAAGAGCAGGAACTTGAGCAACAATCCTCTCTTGGTGAATGGAGCTGCAAATGTCTCAAAGAACTTGCTCTGCAATTCCAAACGCTTGTGCACAATGTTAGTGAATCTTAAACATTCTCCTATCAGGAATTATTGCAAATAATTAAGGTGAATTTGACAGGACTTAAATCATTCTTGACCAATGACTGGAGACATGGGTAGGTGTATGCCTGACTCTTCCCATGTTTGAGATGACCGTTagtaattaaactaaactaacaACAGTTTAGTTAAGGTTGCTACCTCTAGATGTTACCAGAATAATAGCAATGACCATTGTCCAGGATATTGTCACAGTGTTGGATTCATAAATCTTGGAATGGAGTCAAGAAATTTCTCTATTCTACATCCTTCATGATTTTACTTTACCTTGAcgattaaatcataaaatctaGCTCAGCTGGTTTAGAGCACCCATTTAGTAAGTGGGGAAGGTCTTGAGTTCGACTCTCAATGAACGCAGGTTCCACTCAGCATCAAGTTTGACTGCAAAAGTCAATCTTGACCAAAAGTGTTTCTGGATAGGGGTGTCTATTAACATGAACTAGAGTATGACCCGTGTGCAACACACGGGCCTCTTTGCACTCCCCCTCTATGCTTCAACAGTAAACTCTGATCTCTTTGCAGccccttctttctctctctttgctCGAatatcttttctctttcactctctctgCCCCATTGGGActtctttttaaatatgttataGATGCGCTAGTATATCATATACAATATCAGAAGGCATCAATCTGTGTAAAAGTAGTCTGTAAATAAATCCTTCCCCAACTATATTCATCAAAATTGGAAATAAGGTTCAAACCTGAAGAGAGTTGTATGGTGAAGAAGCATCAGACCCATACAAGTCCCATTGCCCTGTTGTGTTGCCCAAATCCTCCAAATCAAAGTACACGCTCTTATCACCATACTTTGCTACCACAGCACCAGCCCTATCAAATACCAAAAGAGACATACAAGAAAGAACTATAAAGATTAGCCACCCTCGTAATCAAAGAGCCAAatatttaaacaatattatatatgtataaattggGCTCAAAGCATAAGGATTTATTCCCAGGCAACACAAGTCAGGTTACCTGTAGTTTTTGGGTTTGAAACTCTGGCGACTTGGCTTGACAAAGAGCTTGGTTCCACTGAGGGAGCTTCCACCAAGGCCCTTGATGGTCGTGGGTTGAACAGCAGCTAAGGTTGCAACAGAAGCCATGGCCTTGGTTTTGGTTCCTGACTATTTTTCTTGCGGGTTTAGTTCAGTTGGCAATGGGGATGTTTGGGCTTTTGATCTTCTGCGTGGATCTCAACTGGACACGTGGCGAACTGGGTTTTCTGGAGAGAGATATGGAGTCCCATTTAGCTGGTGCCACGTGGATCGACCTGGATAAGCCTATCCATTTTATAAtcttcaaaaaagaaaagaaaatcataataataacGGGCAGTGTTCAGTGCCTCAGTATTTGGCTGCGATATTTTAGTTGTCCACTGCGGATTCAATTGGCTTTATAAGAACCCTTATGATTGTAGCACAATTTCATCACCCATAGTCAGCATTGTTGAGTCAGTAACCTGTGTGTGTAGGGTCAATAATAGTagttgatttttatttataatattcttttacttttaatatacCAAAATATAATGCAactttcaaataaaaatatttattttacaatttatCCATAATGAAAATTAGAGTAGGGTCAATAATAGtagtatatttttatttataacattcttttacttttaatatacCAAAATATAATGCAActttccaacaaaaatatttattttacaatttatCCATAATGAAAATTAGCTCATAATCGTTTCATTAGTGATGCTACATCATTTTGTTTCCCCAACTTTTCTCTTTGCCaaccaaaaccttaaaaaaataaaatagttctAGTAGAAGAATACGAtacaataaactatttttttaaattaaaaaccacttaaagtaCATGTCGAAAAATTCTTTAAACTTAGAAATTGAACTTACACTCTTAGtaaaaaaactattaaataTAGTTAagttaagatgaaatttatatttttattccatttttaatttcttaaataattttagtggtttcaatatagaaaaaataataattttttatgaaattatatttgatgcactAATAGtgtataatttttatacaCTGTCTGGTTATGAGATAGAGTCACttcatcaaaaaataaatttaaaacttttagagacttgaaaataaatataatcaattttctttgaaaaataaaacaatttttgtctCTCTCCAATTCCCTCTCACCCATTCTCCTtctcttcttctcccatttttcaTCCATTATAAGCAAAAAATGTTATACTTAATACTTCTTCAATAAAAAGCCCTACaagtttttcttattttggaaattttcaaatgaggtttaattttatttaagatGAACAAACTTAAACTTCATTTAATtaccttaaaaaaataatgaaattatttaaattaaatcaaatagtCTTCCTTAGCAAACCAACGTGTTTGATTAAAAAGTTTGCCTAGAAAGAAACTTGTGGTAGATGTCCTTATTATTTTGCTGTTTAGTTTTTGCTCTTTAGTGAAACTGCTTTTGTATAGGATTTGTTGCTGCTCTACTAGTgtcggttttttttttgaaagaaaaaaggaaaaattcatttcatcAATAAACTTTACAAACTATCCACTTGTTGTAGTGGAACACTACATCTGAGAACCTAGCAAACAAAACTTGCCCACTCCAAGTGTAGCGTGTAAGCAAAATGAAAAGATACTTTCCCATCGTGTTTTATATGGGATTGTAAAGGGGGTTCTTGTGATAGGGAGAAGAAGcgttgcaaacaagtaaaatgatGTGCCAGAGGCAGCAAAGAGGAAGATTGAAGCAGTTCCTGAAGTACTAAGTGTTGTGGCAGGTGGAAGATAATAAGAAGAGACTTAAAGAGACTTAGAGAGTACAAGataattagagagagaagctcTCAAGTTGAGAATGTGTTAGCTTAGAGGGGGAGAGTAAAGTCTTTTCAAATGAATTGTGAGGCTCTATATATAGTGCTAAAAGTGACGGTTACATAAGAATAGGCTTTAATGCGTCtaatgaatgacattattatgAAGAATATTAATGTAAGTAATCGTTACTATAATTGGATGTAGTAAGACTTGTTATCAAGTAAAGGTAATAGAAAAGAAGTGTACAAgaataggtacaagagaagaagctgtacgagaataggtacaagagaaTAAGCTGTACATGAATAAGTATACGAAAATAAGGTAAGAGGGTGAAACACTTGTACTTCAGGAAAGGGTTAAGAGGAAGACCTCTTAATTACCTCCATATTTGAGCTACCAAGCCAAACTCTCTAGAGCATCTCAAAATTAAAGTAACCCATGAACCCTGCCACTTATTCCGAGTTGCTTTCACTGTCATCCAAGTGAAGTGATTATTCTATTCGAAGTAGTTGTTTTACTTGCATTAATTGTTCCATATGGAGTAGTGTTCTATTTATTCTAGTTATTCTGCCTTAAGTAGCACTTCACTTGTTCTAGTTGTTCTGCGTGAAGTAGCGCTTCACTTGTTCTACGTGAAGTAGCGCTTCACTTGTTCTACTTATTCTACGTGAAGTAGCACTTCACTTGTTTTACTTATTCTGCGTGAAGTAGCACTTCACTTGTTCTGGTTGTTCTCTGTACAACATTATATTGTAATGTAATTCTTTAGAGTAACAGTATTAACCACAATCTAGTATTTACATTTTGCCCCCTGCATAAGAatttattgttaaaaataattcttatgtattaatttaaagtaaatttttttttgtactatAACGTATTATACTGTCTCATTTTGAGCAGTAATGCTTTGGACAGTATTGTTTTAGATAGTAACACCTTAGCCAGTAATACTTTAGGTAGTAACATGTTATTCTATCTTGTGTAAGGTGtaatactattttttttttgtaatgtcAATATCTTTTgtaatatttgattgattatgCAATAATATTTAATGTCTTTCGTAATATTtgattgcatttttttttaatttcaatatctttgtaatattttattgattatgcaataatatttaatatctttttcataaaaaaaaaaaatcttgattctatttgtaatattttattgattatgcaataatatttaatatcttTTCCATAAAAACCTTGATTCTACGTGGCTTATAAATATCAAGTTACTATGAACAATTTTCTTCATTCATATTCAAAGtaaagcaaaacaaattttagagTAAAGTCGATTCTTTTGCGAATCTTTTCAAGTAagtaaatttttcttcttcttgtaatttttttttaattttgttttcaatcaGTTTAATTTTTCTAGTTGAATTTCTCTTACTTGTTGCCCCCtgcatgaaatttttttttatatatattttcaagttaaaatatgaaaccagaaattttttttcatgcatgagctgaaatttttttttattgaaagaattatagatatatattcaagtacataaataattttttattttaattaaatttttttaattttctttttgttttcaattagTTGAATTTCTCTTACTTGTTGCCCCctgtatgaaatttttttttaaattgaaatatgaggaaagagaaaaaaaatgtaaagggGGTTCTTGTGATAAGGAGAGGAAGcgttgcaaacaagtaaaaagatGTGCCCGAGGTGGCAGAGAAGAAGATTGAAGCAGTTCTTAAAGTACTAAGTGCTGTGGCAGGTGGAAGACAATAAGAAGAGACTTAAAGAGACTTAGAGAGTACAAGataattagagagagaagctcTCAAGTTGAGAATGTGTTAGCTTGGAGGGGGAGAGAAGAGTCTTTCCAAATGAATTGTGAGGCTCTATATATAATGCTAAAAGTGACGGTTACATAAAAATAGGCTTTAATGCGCCTAATGAACCGTTACTGTAATTGGATGTAGTAAGACTTgttctcaagtaaaggtaataGAAAAGAGGTGTACAAgaataggtacaagagaagaagctgtacgagaataggtacaagagaaTAAGCTGTACATGAATAAGTATACGAGAACAAGATAAGAGGGTGAAACACTTGTACTTCAGGAAAGGGTTAAGAGGAACACCTCTTAACTACCTTCATATCTGAGCCACCAAGCCAAACTCTCTGAAACATCCCAAGATGAAAGTAACCCATGAACTCTGTCACTTATTCTGAGCTACTTTCACTGTCATCCAAGTGAAGCGGTTATTCTATTCAAAATGGTTGTTCTACTTGTATTAGTTGTTCCATATGGAGTAATACTTTACTTTTTCTAATTGTTCTACTTTAAGTAGTACTTGAAGTAGCGCTTCACTTATTCTGCGTGAAGTAGCGCTTCACTTGTTCTgcattataaaagaaaatcacaaagcAAGAATATTTATGTTACCCTGGCTTTGTTTCAATCCTTTATTACTCTGGTTCGTTGTAAGGTAGGTGTGGTTtctgtttgtttgttttttttttttacaaattggAGTAATAGGCttcttgatttatttattttttagtattatttattgttttattttggcATATAGTGTTTAatagaaaagagaaatattagaataaagaaagcaagaaaagGAATAAAGTGAACGGCATGTCAGCTAGAGGGAGAAATaccaaaataaagaaacaaactAGTAAATGCATAAAAAACTGGCAAAAGCTGAAtgtcttccttttttttttNGACTTAATTAgttgaatttttcttacttattgCCCCctacatgaattttttttaattaaaatatgagaaaaaatttatgcatgaaatattttaattatagaaGAAAATCACAAAGCAAGAATATTTATGTTACTCTAACTTTGTTTCAATCCTTTATTTACTTGGCTCGTTGCACGACAGGTATGATTTCtgtttgtttttgtatattaaaataataatatcaaaatctataattttgataagttTTTGACTATTTTACTTTGTGgttgtgatttttttatgcataatcaataagtaaaatagaaaaattattatgtatGTATACTTATATCTTTTTTCATGATCACGTTTGTAGGCTTCTTTTTCCATCATCCTCTATGCCTAAGACGTCGTGTCCCTCCGAAGATCAATTATGGTGAGCTTAGAAGGGttacaacaagaaaaaaaaccattgCACATAAAAGGAAGAATGGTGATTCCAAATTAGTTGCTCCCAAAAAAATTAGAGTAAGAAAGAGTGGTGAAGTTCCTCCTGTTCTTGAAAATTGGGAAGATGACATTAttagagaaagagaaggagaTCATTTTTGGGAAGAGGTTCATGCCAGACAAGTTGACGAACATCCCTCAAAGGCCGTTGGATATGATTGGAATCGTTTATGCTCAGAAGCACCTCCTCATAGAAGAAGTGGTATTTCAAGACAATCTATTCTGAAGTTCAGGTTTGAACGTGGTgagtttctcttttttgctaCTAAGTTAGGCTCCAATTCTCAATTTGTTCATGGTTGGGATGAATGGGTAACTAAGGTGTTGAAGAATCCTTCTTCTGTTAAACTTCTCTCTTCTGCTGGGATACTTGATGCTATACGTATCACTTCCAAGCTCAATATTCGTAGAGAAAAAAGGATAGATGTGTGGCGTACTATTCTTGGGAGGTGGAGCACGTTTTTTCATGCTATGATTACTGCATGGGGGGAATTTACCTTCACTCTGGAAGATGGATGTGTTCTCTTGAAACTTCCTTGTATAGGAAAGGATGATTTTCACTCTATTAAGCGTTCTAAAGAAGAGGTATGTACTCGAAACTTTTTCTTCGATCTACTTAAGAGTTTGAGTAAAACTTCGAAGGTTGCACGATTCTCTAATTGGATAGgggtttttttatataaagttCAATGCTAAAGGTATTGAGATCGGTTCTCCTGAGTACCTAGACCATAAGTATGAGCTAGTAGCTTTAACAATGTTTTGGTTGGCACAACACGTACTCCCAAGGTATCCAGATGATGATATCTCTTCACCAGTTGTTCCTTTAGCAATAAAAATTGTTAAGGGAATACGTTTTCCTCTTGCTCCACTGTATTTAGGCTCATTATATAAGAGATTAGACTTGTACCAACTCAAAACTGTTGAATCAACTGGGCGTTACAAGGTTTTGACTTATGTGGATGTTTCCTTCATTCAAATGTGCCTATGGGAAAGGTTTGGTACTTGCGCTCCTGTGCCTAATGCATATCCTTTTGCATCTTTTTCTGTGAATAACCCTTTATCCAGGAATAACTACAGAGCTTGGGCATGGCATGATCGACTCCCGAGAGGTAATGTTCTTGAAGTGATGGATGTGACAAAAGAATTCAATCCCAAACCTTATGTGCAGCCCACAAATGGATTCGGTGATCCAGGAATTTATTATGATCACCACCCTCTACAATCTGAAAGAATGAGTTCACAAGGTATTAACTTTTGTGTATGGGTTCACAGTTCCCAATTGTCATCTATGATTGAGAGTTCCAGTTCAAGTGGAGATATAAATATTCTTTCTGTTGAGATATATTCTCCTTTTAGAGTGGCACGCTAATTTAGGTTTGATCAACCAGCTCCGCCTGACTCTTCTTCAACTATCAGTTTTTCTTCTTGCATTTCTTCATTCCTCATGGTAAGACTTCAACTTCGTTTAGATAAACTTAAGAGTTGTACTGTCCCAGCTTTTGATAGAGTTGGTATTCACACTTCTGAATGGTTTGCTTATTGGATGGAGTGTGTTGAAGAATGGAGATATTTTATTATGCCTTTGACTAATCCCAGAGCTTGTCTCTACACTCCTCCTATAAGTAACTTCGATGTATCCTTACGCTTAATTtctctcaaaaagaaaagaaatgtaaatgaagaagaagatgatgttCATCGCGTTCTTACTCATCAaacaaaacatgtgcatcgaAAAGTAAGCTCATCctttgcttcttctttttttactttttttttaaattcatttcctcatcatacttttttttttttgtaaagagAAACAATTGCGAGAGTAAAATTTAACTCGATTGAAGAGGAAGAGACTTTTGAAGCTGAGATTGAGGAAGAATCATGTGACTCTAAACGTAGTGATGAATCTGATGATGAATTAGTTGATGTTGATAAAGCTGAAAATGAGGGTGAGCTAGCCCCTTTTGATGATTTCCTTGATTTGGATGttctatttccaaatcatgttCAAAGCTCTACCATGAACCAGGTATAAACACATCACTATGTTATTCCGATTGATGttgttccatttttttttttatgaagttAAGATTATTCTTACTCCTCAGGTTATTCGAGATGAGGTTGTTCCTGACACTGAGACTATTCTTGCTGTTGAAGTTGTTCCTGAGGCTACTCCAAATGTTGAGGTTATTCATGATGTTAGAGTTGATAGTGACGATGTTAGAGCTATTCCAATGACTCCTCATGCTTCTTCCTCCCTAGTGCTAGAACACAGAGATGCAAGTAGTGCTTTTGGCATTCAAGTAGCACATACTCTTTTGTAAAAAACGTAGACGTCATTTGTTTATGATGGAAGTGTTGGGTAGAGCTTTAGCCATTTCCCATGCTCCACTAATGAGTACTTCACCAGAGGAATTGCAACAGATGTTACAGGATTTCGATGATGCTTGTAACTTTGGATTCAAGCTTGAGTGCCTCAGTGATTGTCGATCTAAAGCCAAGATTTTTCTCAACAAGTCTTCCTTGGAGAATGAGTTAAAAGATATTGCAGCGAAGATAGCTTTACTGAAAAAACTTGAAGCTGAAGTACAAgaacaattaaatatatttgcCAATAATAACTCTTCTCTATGGAGTATGTAATTGACTAGtcttttgcttttcctttGCTATTTTTGAAAGCTCATTTGAGCTAGTACTTCGCTATTGATAtatcatatttctttttcttttgcaataataataatactataCGCTTGTTGTGTATGTGTTCACATTTCATATTATGTATGTGGCCAAAAGGGACTCTCAACTTTACATCAAGGAGATTAACTTTAACTTGATATGAAGGAGATTAATTCAACCCTTAAAATAAGTAAGCGTAATAGCTGCGGCCAATTTGTGAGTAATAAGCTAGGGCCAAGAAATGAGCTATAAAGCTTGCGGCCAATAGCATAACATCATTACAGCCAAATTATGAGCGATAAAGCTAGTGGCTGAAATGTGAATAATAAATTGTGGTCAAAGAATAAGCGATAAAGCTTGCGACCAAAAGAAGAATATCATTGCAGCCAAAATATGAGTGGTAAAGCTTGCGGCTGAAGTAAGAATGATGAACTATGGTAAAAGAATAAGCGATAAAGCTTGCTACCAATagtataatataattacaGCCAAAATATAAGCGATAAAGCTAGCggttgaatatgaattttttttactgtCAAATTGCAATTCATAAAGCGATGAAGAGTTAAAGTCATAGAAATATCATACATGAGCAGAAAGCGGGTTGTTCTGGACCGTGTTGTTCTCAATCAATAACTATTCTGCTTGCATTTTCTTATGGAATATTCCTTTCTGAAAAGGATCTCTTCTTTCTCTACCTCTTCTTTAAATTGCATTCACTCTTGGAGTATTCTTTCTATCGAAGCAAGTAGCTCTCTTTTGTTTGAGAACCGtattattggtttttcttgcCATTTCCATTAAGGTAGCAAAAGTTGGAAGAGGTAAATTCTGCTAGTGTAGCCTACACTCgtcaaacattttttttgaatgcAAATCGTCACCAACTCCTTCTCATCATAAGACTCTTGTATATCCAACACCCTTTCTCTAAAGTGTTAGATGTATTCCATGAGGTCTTATCTGGacttttgatattttgttCCCAAATCAAAGAGATTAACTTTCTCTTgagtaaagaaaaagaactcTTCCCTAAACATCCACATTAATTGtagtttatccatttccttCATTCCCCTTAGTGTTTGTAACTAGAGGAATGACTTCATCAGGTGCACTCTCATTAAAGTGTACAGattgagcttgaaaaatggtGGAAGTGAAGGATAAAAGTTGAGATATGGTCTCCAACATCTGCCTATTGTTGTCTTCTAacattttcattctctcttaAGAAGCCTCAATCATTTTCATCAGCTTTTGGATGTAGGTTGGAATAGATGCATCTTGGTTACTAAAGGAACTGTCTATTTCTTCCAATAATGCAAAGTTTTTCTAGTAAGCTTTTACTTAATGCAATCACTCCTCCCTAGTGGAGTCGCCAAAATGTAAAGGGGGTTCTTGTGATAGGGAGAGGAAGCGttgcaaataagtaaaatgatGTGCCAGAGGCGGCAGAGAAGAAGATTGAAGCAATTCTTGAAGTACTAAGTGCTGTGACAGGTGGAAGACAATAAGAAGATACTTAAAGAGACTTAGAGAGTACAAGATAATTAGAAAgagaatttagagagagaagctcTCAAGTTGAGAATGTGTTAGTTTGGAGGGGGAGAGAAGAGTCCTTCCAAATGAATTGTGAGGCTCTATATATAGTGCTAAAAGTGACGGTTACATAAGAATAGGCTTTAATGCGCTtaatgaatgacattattatgaaaaatattaatgtaagTAATCGTTACTGTAATTGGATGTAGTAAGACTTGTTATCAAGTAAAGGTAATAGAAAAGAAGTGTACAAgaataggtacaagagaaAAAGCTGTACGAGAATAGGTACAAGGGAATAAGCTGTACATGAATAAGTATACGAGAATAAGGTAAGAGGGTGAAACACTTGTCCTTCAGGAAAGGGTTAAGAGGAAGACCTCTTAATTACCTCCATATCTGAGCCACCAAGCCAAACTCTTTGGAACATCTCAAAATTAAAGTAACCCATGAACCTTGTCATTTATTCCGAGTTACTTTCACTATCATCTAAGTGAAGTGATTATTCTATTCGAAGTAGTTGTTTTACTTGCAT
It includes:
- the LOC18595946 gene encoding photosystem I reaction center subunit VI, chloroplastic, which codes for MASVATLAAVQPTTIKGLGGSSLSGTKLFVKPSRQSFKPKNYRAGAVVAKYGDKSVYFDLEDLGNTTGQWDLYGSDASSPYNSLQSKFFETFAAPFTKRGLLLKFLLLGGGSLLLFLSATASDDLLPIKKGPQLPPKPGPRGKI